A region of the Cannabis sativa cultivar Pink pepper isolate KNU-18-1 chromosome 3, ASM2916894v1, whole genome shotgun sequence genome:
GTCGTTTCATCATCATACGACATTCCAGTCCACTACGTCAGCTCACCTCTCCACATTTCCCAAGTCAAATCTCGATCCTCAAACTCTCAAGACCCAACCAACAAAATCCATTTCCATGGCTTCCAAATCCCATTTCTtacttgttcttcttcttttccaaaTTCCAAATCCAAATTCCCTTTACACCTACTCCCCTGTTTCGAAGCCTCAACTCACCTTCGTGAACCAGTAGCCGAACTACTCCGATCGCTATCTCCAACCACAAAACGACTTGTCGTTATTCACGATGCTGTAACGACTTATGTCGTTCAAGATGTCGTTTCGATACAAAACGCAGAAGCTTACTCTTTCAATTCCGCCTCTGCTTTTTCTGCTTTCGCTTTTATTTGTGAAATCTTGGGAAGAAACGACATCGTTCCGAATAAAGAACTTCCATCTTCAATTTCATGCTTTCCTTCTGAGGTTATAGATTTCTTGGGTTCACAGATTCATTTGGCAATGACTTTGAAATTTTCATCTGGGCTACTTTTCAATAGCTCCAAATCAATTGAGGGTTCTTTCGTTGAGCTTTTATCTAAGGAAATTAATGGAGGAAAGGAGAAGATTTGGACAATTGGGCCTTTGCACCAAACAACAATATCTGATAATCGAGCTGAGAAGAGTTTAGTATTGGAATGGCTAGATCAACAAGAACCTAATTCTGTGTTGTATGTCTCTTTTGGAACGACTGTGAGTTTTTCTGAAGATGAGATTGAAGAGCTTGCTTTTGGTTTGGAACAGAGTGGTGTGAAGTTCATCTGGGTATTGAGAGATGCCGATGAAATTGATATTTCCAGCTCTAGCTATGAAGAAGGGACAAAAAGACCTAAACTTCCAGATGGGTTTGAGAAAAGAGTTGAGGGAATGGGAATGGTGGTGAGGGAATGGGTGCCCCAAGTGGAGATTTTGGGGCACTCATCCACAGGTGGGTTTATGTCTCATTGTGGGTGGAATTCTTGTATGGAGAGCTTGAGTATGGGAGTGCCTATGGTGGCTTGGCCAATGCATTCGGATCAACCCATGAATGGTTTGTTGATTACTGAGTTGCTTAAGGTGGGAGTGGCTGTAATGGAATGGAGTCAAAGAGAGGAGTTGGTTACTTCATCGATGATCAGCAGAGGTGTTAGGGCTTTAATGGGTTCGGAAGAAGGAGATGAGATTAGGAAGAGAGCTGTGGAAATTGGTGTTGCAGTGAAACGGTCTGTCGTTGAAGGAGGAGAGTGTCGTTTGGAGTGGGATTCTTTTATTGCCCATATCACGAGATAGGTCAGCTGATTCACTCTTCAATTAAGAAACTCCACCATCAGAATTCGGCAATTAAGCGTTTGTAAGCGAGAATAAGAAActcaacaaataataatatggGTGGTGATTAGTAACACTTTTTCAAtaagttttctgtttttaaaattaaaaaagtaaaaatatttttcaaaaatatattctataagattatttttacttttcaatttttaaattgagaatcaaaatttaaaaaaaaaaaaaaaatcatttttaatatttttttaaattattttttttttcttaataaatattttagacTCCAACTAAATCCGAACCAAAATCTCCCTACGGTCCAGACACTGAATTCGGCgtttgacccgaacccgaatccaATATCAGACAGACCCgactgaaataaaataaaaaaataaaaataaaaataaattttacaaaatacacttttgttttcggtttttaaaattgaaaaacaaaaatggttaCATAacgtatttttgtttttcaaaaataaagtttttaataaataaaatttttacttttattttctgaTTACAAAATTAGAAAGCgtaagtgttaccaaacggcaccatgGTTATTACTTATTAGCACAAAGtgagttattaattatttgattaatttgcggcgtaaatatttaattttaactcTTGGTTgaagataaatatataatttcaattttttacggtaataatacttaaattataattttagaactTCCGTACCTGACTATTAAATATTGTCAATGACCACATGGTAGTCCTTGATTAGTCcaagtaattaaatttttaatttttatttaaaaattcattaaaatatgccaataaaaaaatgatatatagataTTAAATTGATACTCAACGGTTAAGTATTTACGgaagtttcaaaaatataacttaagtattattactattataaaattaaatttaagtatttatatgtAACtaatagttaaatttaaatatttatactaaaaattattcttaataATTCATGTAGAAAAGATATTGAATTGTACTAATGTATGAATATAGAGTTTGATATTTGGGGTGAGAAATTCGAATGGATCTACTAATAGGCAGGCAGTTGTGTCTATGAATACATTTACATTGTTTGATATTTCGTACTTAATTAACTCTTTTAGTATGTTTATGTGAAAAACAAATGAAGTATTCTAATTTAaagtgttattttatttatggtaTAGATATGTATGTAGTtcattttgttatattttattggAGCTCGTGAAACATTTAGTCATGAATCAAAACAAATCCCTTTAATTAACTTTAACTAATTTCCTTTACACGCCCCCCACAAATTTAGAATTGGTACTATCATTAATGACAtggttttttttaaatagattgAACCTCAAGTTGGAGATGGCTTTAGTGAGACCATTAGCTATCtatgttagactatatatatactgtatgtaatatagcatatacaatgatatgaaatgcggaaaataaactgtaatcatatcaataatatatgcaatgaaaggatcgatgtacctccagccattgatctttgagcttcaatccctgcgatagcttcggtattggagttcgggcttcctcgctctctcaactctctttagatggaatttgctgaatgaattcagaatgagtgaggagctcggggaccgagaccctatatttataggtgagatactccatcagtatctgcgccacattaattgtcagaatattttgacaattaattcaggaaatcaaatcaggtaatgaatatagaaatctgaccatatatagaatattacataattgattttgtccagattcaatgaatataaaatattcatttatcagaaaatcaattatttatttatttccttaaatagaaaatcatttccttaattagaaaataacttccatatataaaatattctaatattctcccacttggtcagcatttaaactaaaatattcaaacccaacgttcctcattatataataaacatacgaatcatagcgacatgtcctcattatgaatcgagtattatcttccatgtattacaatacatttattatataacaatgtactttatgtggcaatgtacttaagtgaataaaccctaaaccttatgtttattcaggtcctctgaaatttttctcaaatgtaaaattaagatgcgcataaatatgagaaaaatcaaaataagagtttcattgataataactttatttgtacaaattacataagggaaccaagtcccatgttctctacatgatccttgaatttatgaggtggcaagccttttgtcataggatcggcaatcatcaattcagtgctaatgtgttgaatgaccactttattttccttaacacgttctctaatagctaagtacttaatgtcgatgtgcttgcttcgacttccacttttgttgttcttagccatgaaaacaaGCACCgaattgtcacagaacatctttagcggtcttgcaatggaatcaaccactctaaggcctgaaatgaaactctttagccatacaccatgtgatgtagcctcaaaacaagaaacgaactcagcctccatagtagaagtagcagtcaaggtttgtttgttactcctccaagacacagctccaccagcaaacataaacacgtaaccggatgtagatttacgtgaatcgGTGCAACCAAACAAAATCGAGTAcgagtagccaactacttctagattgtcggt
Encoded here:
- the LOC115708800 gene encoding zeatin O-glucosyltransferase; translated protein: MATHSENKASSLSSVVVVMVPFPAQSHLNQLLQLSYVVSSSYDIPVHYVSSPLHISQVKSRSSNSQDPTNKIHFHGFQIPFLTCSSSFPNSKSKFPLHLLPCFEASTHLREPVAELLRSLSPTTKRLVVIHDAVTTYVVQDVVSIQNAEAYSFNSASAFSAFAFICEILGRNDIVPNKELPSSISCFPSEVIDFLGSQIHLAMTLKFSSGLLFNSSKSIEGSFVELLSKEINGGKEKIWTIGPLHQTTISDNRAEKSLVLEWLDQQEPNSVLYVSFGTTVSFSEDEIEELAFGLEQSGVKFIWVLRDADEIDISSSSYEEGTKRPKLPDGFEKRVEGMGMVVREWVPQVEILGHSSTGGFMSHCGWNSCMESLSMGVPMVAWPMHSDQPMNGLLITELLKVGVAVMEWSQREELVTSSMISRGVRALMGSEEGDEIRKRAVEIGVAVKRSVVEGGECRLEWDSFIAHITR